In Actinomycetota bacterium, the following are encoded in one genomic region:
- a CDS encoding SDR family NAD(P)-dependent oxidoreductase: MDAPTRDDTILVTGGAGFIGSNLVDRLLAEGRHVVVVDDLSTGRLANLAAARAHGGGRFEFQRLDITSGALEAVVDKHRPDLIMHLAAQMNVRASVADPQRDARVNILGTIEVLEAARRHGTRKVVFATSGGCIYGEPPEEELPIGEDHPGYAHSPYGASKRSAEEYLRTYRELYGLAWTSLALSNVYGPRQDPYGEAGVVAIFTDQILAGQPTVIYGDGEQTRDFVYVDDVVHAFALAMERGDDARFNIGTGERTSVNQLFRALAAATDYPHDPVHAPQRPGELRHSALDCRKAAQGLGWKPWTTLEEGLAATLHGVADATPA, translated from the coding sequence GTGGACGCCCCTACCCGCGACGACACGATCCTGGTGACCGGTGGGGCTGGCTTCATCGGGTCGAACCTGGTCGACCGACTCCTGGCGGAGGGCCGCCATGTGGTCGTCGTGGACGACCTGTCAACCGGTCGGCTGGCGAACCTGGCGGCCGCGCGTGCTCACGGCGGGGGCCGCTTCGAGTTCCAGCGGCTGGACATCACGTCCGGCGCGTTGGAGGCGGTGGTGGACAAGCACCGCCCCGACCTGATCATGCACCTGGCGGCCCAGATGAACGTCCGCGCCAGCGTCGCCGACCCCCAGCGCGACGCACGGGTCAACATCCTGGGCACGATCGAGGTGCTCGAGGCCGCCCGCCGCCACGGCACCCGGAAGGTGGTGTTCGCCACGTCGGGCGGGTGCATCTACGGGGAACCGCCGGAGGAGGAGCTGCCGATCGGTGAGGACCACCCGGGGTACGCGCACTCCCCGTACGGGGCCAGCAAGCGCTCCGCCGAGGAGTACCTGCGCACCTACCGTGAGCTGTACGGGCTCGCCTGGACGTCGCTGGCGCTATCCAACGTCTACGGCCCCCGCCAGGACCCCTACGGGGAAGCCGGGGTCGTGGCGATCTTCACCGATCAGATCCTCGCCGGTCAGCCGACCGTGATCTACGGCGACGGCGAGCAGACCCGCGATTTCGTCTACGTTGACGATGTCGTCCACGCCTTCGCCCTGGCGATGGAGCGGGGCGACGACGCGCGGTTCAACATCGGAACCGGGGAGCGCACCAGCGTCAACCAACTGTTCCGTGCGCTGGCCGCCGCGACCGACTACCCCCACGATCCCGTCCACGCCCCGCAACGCCCCGGTGAGCTCCGACACAGCGCGCTGGACTGCCGCAAGGCCGCCCAGGGCCTGGGATGGAAGCCGTGGACCACGCTGGAGGAGGGGCTGGCGGCGACCCTGCACGGCGTGGCGGACGCGACGCCGGCCTGA
- a CDS encoding DUF5317 domain-containing protein: MLWVPFTVVVLVVAIATAVARGGRLHRVAEADLRWNWLLFPGLGLQVAVEVFGASGTHGWASTATVLTSQALVVGWITANRYRPGMPLIFLGLVANAVVIAANGAMPVDPDAMAAAGLGGGRSLAGKHQLLTDTARLRWLADIVPVAALRTVISVGDIALAAGLIPLVHDLMTYRSPVERRGGPRPSAVGDGGAAGPAVRNR; encoded by the coding sequence GTGCTCTGGGTGCCCTTCACCGTGGTGGTCCTCGTCGTCGCGATCGCGACCGCTGTCGCCCGGGGTGGGCGACTGCACCGCGTCGCGGAAGCCGACCTGCGCTGGAACTGGCTGCTGTTCCCCGGGTTGGGTCTGCAGGTCGCCGTCGAGGTGTTCGGTGCGTCGGGAACACACGGTTGGGCGTCAACCGCGACGGTGCTGACCAGTCAAGCGCTGGTCGTGGGATGGATCACCGCGAACCGCTACCGCCCAGGGATGCCTCTGATCTTCCTCGGGTTGGTCGCCAACGCGGTTGTGATCGCCGCGAACGGCGCGATGCCGGTCGATCCGGACGCGATGGCAGCGGCGGGACTCGGCGGGGGGCGTTCGCTCGCCGGGAAGCACCAGCTGCTGACCGACACGGCGCGGTTGCGGTGGCTCGCGGACATCGTCCCGGTGGCAGCGCTACGCACGGTGATCTCGGTCGGCGACATCGCGTTGGCGGCCGGGCTGATCCCGCTCGTCCACGACCTGATGACCTACCGTTCACCAGTCGAGCGACGTGGGGGGCCGCGGCCGTCGGCGGTGGGCGATGGCGGCGCCGCCGGCCCGGCGGTGAGGAACCGCTGA
- a CDS encoding transcriptional regulator, whose translation MTAKRSGGEERAVASYAEEVGTRLRRIRMQQGLSLQDVERRSGGKWKAAVVGSYERGDRNISAARLCELAEFYGVSPTEVLPQEDAPRPVEHAQAMVIDLSKLDTSERWSGVRRYCESIQVERGDFNRQILSVRADDLRALAVIMGTPPDTLVDVLRQEGILLDR comes from the coding sequence GTGACGGCCAAGCGGTCTGGCGGTGAGGAGCGCGCCGTGGCGTCGTACGCCGAGGAGGTCGGGACCCGGCTTCGCCGGATCCGGATGCAGCAGGGGCTGTCCCTCCAGGACGTCGAGCGGCGCTCGGGAGGCAAGTGGAAGGCCGCCGTGGTCGGGTCGTACGAGCGCGGCGATCGCAACATCAGCGCCGCCCGACTGTGCGAGCTCGCCGAGTTCTACGGGGTGTCTCCCACCGAGGTGCTGCCGCAGGAGGATGCGCCCCGCCCCGTCGAGCACGCGCAGGCGATGGTGATCGACCTGTCCAAGCTCGACACCTCAGAGCGCTGGTCCGGTGTGCGCAGGTACTGCGAATCGATCCAGGTGGAACGAGGCGACTTCAACCGCCAGATCCTGTCGGTCCGCGCGGACGACCTACGGGCGCTCGCGGTGATCATGGGCACGCCCCCCGACACGCTCGTCGACGTGCTCCGCCAGGAGGGGATCCTCCTGGACCGCTGA
- the rsrA gene encoding mycothiol system anti-sigma-R factor has product MSDAGRGSDGSMRVDCPEALERLESYLDGELDDAQIAEISMHLARCFPCGDRAEFERHLREVIRTRAAETAPAGLLERVRVRCRETAVLREAAAEA; this is encoded by the coding sequence GTGAGCGACGCAGGACGTGGCAGTGACGGCAGCATGAGGGTCGACTGTCCCGAAGCGCTCGAGCGCCTCGAGAGCTACCTCGACGGTGAACTGGACGACGCGCAGATCGCCGAGATCTCGATGCACCTGGCTCGGTGCTTCCCGTGCGGGGATCGTGCTGAGTTCGAGCGTCATCTTCGTGAGGTGATCCGCACCCGCGCCGCCGAGACCGCCCCCGCTGGGCTGTTGGAGAGGGTCCGGGTGCGCTGCCGCGAGACCGCCGTCCTGCGCGAGGCTGCCGCAGAAGCCTGA